From the genome of Phreatobacter cathodiphilus, one region includes:
- a CDS encoding MarR family winged helix-turn-helix transcriptional regulator codes for MDARLADKSSFSDPKLELDSFLPYRLNVLANVVSQALSGIYAERYGLGIPEWRVIATLGQFGQATAKDIGAHSHMHKTKVSRAVASLTRRRLVQRRINRQDLREAFLSLTREGQVIYGDLVPVAQRFAADLSDGFTPHERDQLDLLLTRLTERSLRMLDREDEPQPVSD; via the coding sequence ATGGACGCCCGTCTAGCGGATAAGTCCTCTTTTTCAGACCCCAAGCTCGAGCTGGATTCGTTCCTGCCCTACAGGCTGAACGTCCTGGCCAACGTCGTCAGCCAGGCGCTCTCGGGCATCTATGCCGAGCGCTACGGCCTCGGCATCCCGGAATGGCGCGTCATCGCCACACTGGGACAGTTCGGCCAGGCGACCGCCAAGGACATCGGCGCGCACAGCCACATGCACAAGACCAAGGTCTCGCGCGCCGTGGCCAGCCTGACGCGGCGCCGGCTGGTCCAGCGTCGCATCAACCGGCAGGACCTGCGCGAGGCCTTCCTGTCGCTGACGCGCGAGGGGCAGGTGATCTACGGTGATCTCGTTCCGGTCGCGCAGCGTTTCGCCGCCGACCTCAGCGATGGATTCACCCCCCACGAGCGCGACCAGCTCGACCTCCTCCTCACCCGGCTGACCGAGCGCAGCCTGCGGATGCTGGATCGGGAGGACGAGCCGCAACCCGTCTCCGACTGA